One Oscillatoria sp. FACHB-1406 DNA window includes the following coding sequences:
- the ctpC gene encoding carboxyl-terminal processing protease CtpC, whose translation MVNPKRGLVLGATALVLTTVAVTGAGLHLSQSQAFFSESPKELVDEVWQIVNRQYVDGTFNQVDWRGIRNEYLNKNYGNQQEAYDAIREMLGKLEDPYTRFMNPDEFKSMQIDTSGELTGVGIQIAKDEESDRLIVIAPIEDSPAYAAGVLARDLIVKIDGTDTKGMDVNDAVNKIRGEEGTKVTLTIKRGTREIDYPITRKRIEIHPVRARAEKTDLGEVGYIRLNQFSANAAAEMRSAIEKFEQENVVGYVLDLRSNPGGLLYASVEIARMWLKEGAIVSTVNREGEVDREQATSRALTDKPLVILVDGGSASASEILSGALQDNKRAVLVGTQTFGKGLVQSVRRLGDGSGLAVTIAKYLTPSGRDINKEGIPPDVVFELSDEQRKALQLDRDGIGTGKDPQFVKALEVLNQQVLLRRGVQAGNSSR comes from the coding sequence ATGGTGAATCCAAAACGCGGATTGGTTCTCGGCGCGACGGCTCTAGTTTTAACAACTGTCGCGGTTACGGGAGCAGGACTTCATCTTTCGCAAAGTCAAGCCTTCTTTAGCGAAAGCCCTAAAGAATTAGTTGATGAGGTTTGGCAGATTGTCAATCGTCAGTACGTTGACGGAACTTTCAATCAAGTAGACTGGCGAGGGATTCGGAATGAATATTTAAATAAGAACTACGGCAATCAACAAGAAGCTTACGACGCGATTCGGGAAATGCTCGGCAAGTTGGAAGACCCCTACACGCGCTTCATGAATCCCGATGAATTTAAGAGTATGCAGATCGATACGTCGGGAGAACTGACGGGAGTCGGAATTCAGATTGCTAAGGATGAAGAGAGCGATCGCTTAATTGTCATCGCGCCGATAGAAGACAGTCCCGCTTACGCGGCGGGGGTTTTAGCCCGCGACCTCATCGTCAAAATTGACGGAACCGATACGAAGGGGATGGATGTTAACGATGCGGTTAACAAGATTCGCGGAGAAGAAGGGACAAAAGTGACCCTGACGATTAAACGCGGCACTCGCGAAATTGACTACCCGATTACTCGCAAACGCATCGAAATTCATCCGGTACGCGCTCGGGCCGAAAAAACAGATTTGGGCGAGGTGGGTTATATTCGCCTCAACCAATTTAGCGCGAATGCTGCGGCTGAAATGCGCAGCGCGATCGAGAAGTTCGAGCAGGAAAATGTCGTGGGCTACGTTCTCGATTTGCGCTCTAATCCGGGCGGATTGCTCTACGCGAGCGTGGAAATTGCTCGGATGTGGCTTAAGGAAGGCGCGATAGTCTCCACTGTCAACCGCGAAGGCGAAGTAGACCGAGAGCAAGCGACCAGTCGCGCTCTCACCGATAAACCTTTGGTGATTCTTGTCGATGGTGGGTCGGCGAGTGCTAGCGAAATTCTTTCAGGCGCGCTTCAGGATAATAAACGGGCGGTTTTGGTGGGAACGCAAACATTTGGTAAGGGGTTAGTTCAGTCCGTGCGCCGCCTAGGGGATGGTTCGGGTTTGGCAGTGACAATTGCGAAGTACCTGACTCCGAGCGGTCGCGATATTAATAAGGAAGGGATTCCGCCCGATGTCGTCTTTGAGTTGAGCGACGAGCAACGCAAAGCATTACAGCTAGATCGCGATGGGATTGGTACGGGAAAAGACCCTCAATTTGTCAAGGCGCTCGAAGTTCTCAATCAGCAAGTTTTACTCCGACGCGGCGTGCAAGCCGGAAATTCCTCGCGTTAG